The nucleotide sequence attcacgatttaacggttatattaactccgattttgataattttttatagctactccttgaccctatatgaatacaacgaaCTAATTCGAttctcaatttaaaatatttacacaagtggataccacaaaatcttatgttatagttgatgaaagtattaataaattccaagtgttagtgaatctattgttttgaagGGAAATGCATTGtccgaaactagtttcaacgatccaatcgtcaaacttgtttgtaaatgcttcgagatcgcatacgccaaaaatcgcaaaaaataaacattcagagatcaagtaacgggacaaaacttttcgacagttataaacaaaaaatcacgatttaacggttattttaactccaattttgatgattttttacagctacactctttaaccctataAGAATACAATGAACAATTCGATCagcaatttaaaatatttacacaagtgtataccacaaaacaaaaaggcaatgcaagaaccttaaaaaaaaaaaaaaagcctttgCGCAACATAGGTACCGCTGCGTCGCGCAAAATGTCTTTGTGCGACGCAGttgtacctacgtcgcgcaaatgctttttttttttttgggccctaTTGcttataacaaaataaataaatgaaaatgtacttagtaaatacatataccattgattttgatgggaaacgcatggtatgaaactagtttgaacgatccaaccgtcaaacttgtttgtatatgcttcgagattgcatacgccaaaaatcgaaaaaaataaacattcagagatcaagtaacgagacaaaactttcgacggttataaataaaaaatcacaatttaacggttatattaactccgattttgatgattttttacagctaccctctttgaccctatatgaatacaacgaaCTGATTCGAtcctcaatttaaaatatttacacaagtggataccacaaaatcttatgttatagttgatgaaagtattaataaattccacatgttagtgaatctatcgttttgatgggaaacgaattgtacgaaactagtttcaacgatccaaccatcaaacttgtttgtaaatgcttcgagatcgtatacgcaaaaaatcgcaaaaaaaaaacattcatagatcaagtacgggacaaaacttttcgacggttataaacaaaaaatcatgatttaacggttattttaactttgattttgataattttttacagttattctctttaaccctatatgaatacaatgaatcaattcgatcgtcaatttaaaacatttgcacaagtggataccacaaaatcttatgttatacttaatgaaagtataaataaactctaagtgttagtcaatctaatgttttgatgggatacacattgtatgaaactagtttcaacgatccaaccgtcaaacttgtttgtatatgcttcgagatcgcatacgccaaaaatctcaaaaaaaacaaacattcagagatcaattaaaggacaaaccttttcgacggctataaaagaaaaatcacgatttaacggttatattaactccgattttgaggatgttttatagctacactccttgaccctatatgaatacaacgaactaattcgatcctcaatttaaaatatttacacaagtggataccataaaatcttatgttatagttgatgaaagtattaataaattccacatgttagtgaatctatcgttttaatgggaaacgcattgtacgaaactagtttcaacgatccaaccgtcaaacttgtttgtaaattcttcgagatcgtatacgccaaaaatcgcaaaaaaaaaacattcatagatcaagtgccgagacaaaacttttcgacggttataaacaaaaaatcatgatttaacggttattttaactttgattttgatgattttttacagttattctctttaaccctatatgaatacaatgaatcaaTTCGAtcctcaatttaaaacatttgcacaagtggataccacaaaatcttatgttatacttaatgaaagtataaataaactctaagtgttagtcaatctaatgttttgatgggatacacattgtatgaaactagtttcaacgatccaaccgtcaaacttgtttgtatatgcttcgagatcgcatacgccaaaaatctcaaaaaaaaaacattcagagatcaattaaaggacaaaccttttcgacggctataaaagaaaaatcacgatttaacggttatattaactccgattttgaggatgttttatagctacactccttgaccctatatgaatacaacgaactaattcgatcctcaatttaaaatatttacacaagtggataccacaaaatcttatgttatagttgatgaaagtattaataaattccaagtgttagtgaatctatcgctTTGAAACTTGTTTGTaaatgcttcgagatcgcatacgccaaaaatcgcaaaaaataaacattcagagatcaagtaacgggacaaaacttttcgacgattataaacaaaaaatcacgatttaacggttattttaactctgattttgatgattttttacagttacactcttTAATCCTATAAGAATACAATGAACcaattcgatcatcaatttaaaacatttacacaagtgtatAGCACAAAAAAAAGGCAACGCGACGCAGTTGTACCTACGcaaaggctttttttttttttttttttttgggcccttttgcttataagtacaaaataaataaatgaaaatgtacTTAGTAAATACATATACCATTGAATTTGATGGGAAACACATTGTATGAAACTAGTttgaacgatccaactgtcaaatttgtttgtatatgcttcaagatcgcatatgccaaaaatagcaaaaaagaaacattcagagatcaagtaacgggacaaaacttttcgactgttataaatgaaaaatcacgatttaacggttattttaactccgattttgatgattttttacaactacagtCTTTAACCctttatgaatacaatgaactaattcgatcatcaaattaaaatatttacacaacaaaagaaaaaggcaatgcaaaaaaaaataataataataatttgcgCGACGTACGTgcacctgcgtcgcgcaaagatgTTTTGCGCGACGGCAGTCTTCGTTGCGCAAAGTCTCCGTCGCGCAAATCTGTTTTGAGCGATGCcaaccttcgtcgcgcaaaggaCGTTTGCGCAACTTTTGTGTTTTCGGTCacgcaaacatactttgcgcgGCGAAATTTGCTCCGTCGCGCAAGAttccgtcgcgcaaacatgtttttctaCTAATTATCTGGGTTAGAAATTGGtgtccaaatatttgtttccccAAACAAAATCCACCTATCAAGAAACTTCAAGATGATTTAATAGTAGCTGATTTATGaaatatcaaaaaaaaaaaaaaaacaaaaaaatcaaaaacaaaatcattgtAGCAACTAAGAATCCTAggggaaaaaaatttaaaatgttgaATCCAGTATACATTGGAACACATCTCCATGACAGGATATCGATTTACACACAAATAAAATCCGAAAACCAGAGAATAACATTCCAAGAAGAACTATGTGCGACCCACACATTTAACACCAAACACAAACCATAAACCAAACatataaagagagagaaagagagagagaacccaTCCGATTGGGAGGAGGCTCAAAGCCATTGCGGAAGTTGTTATGTTAACCCTAATTTCGCCCCGGGGGGGTGTTTAAATAGAAGCTAAGGGTGATGTGAAATGACTAGTTTGTCCCTCTCAAATACATATCTAAcctatttctacacccaacttacccTCTTCAcccatattgtttttttattaaacaattaatatctctttaaacccaaatttattacctaaagtACTACCctctcaaacccaattcaaaatgtaaaattaTCTTTACACTCATTCCCTTTATAACATCTCTAAttgaatgtttttatttttattttttccgaAGAGGCATCCTTTGCCCCTCTATAATTGCATATGTCGTATAGGACTAGCATTTACATGactgctttttttctttctagtaCCACAACCCATCCATGGACTTGGGATCCAAGAGATCATTCCATAGACTTGAATTTGCCAAGAGAAAGTTATATGCAAGATCCAATTCAGTCCTTTTTAAATCGAGCATTTTCATGTACTTGAAACTTTGAAGTGACATAGGGCTGGGTGTTTTGTTGCTatgttaataaataaataaacaaattggaGCTACTTTGAATAAAAAAGGTGCAAGACATGCCACTTGCTAGTTTGTGGTTAAGGTTGACAAATCTTTATTTGCATCAAGAACATGTGCAATTATCTCCTTAGTTTCCTTAGGCAAAACCAAAATAAATGAGTAAGTGCAGGAGCAATCTTGAAGTTTATTTGCTTATGTATTAAGATAGTAGATTGCTCTACAAGATtgatttaaaaaagaaaaagaaaaaagaaaagaaaaagataatgaTCTTAGGCCAACAAGGCTCATCGTTTGCAAGGATCGGGAGAAGAACGTCTATCTTACATAGCCTTAGCTGTTTCCACAAATCATCATATGAGACTGGGATTGAGGAAATATCATTATCAACTAAAAACCTAAATAGAATTTGTGGAGCAGATAGAATTTGTCAGAGCTTTACTTAGATCAGACTGGGATTGAGCTAAAAATCTGGTAGGGCTTTCTTGATTGTATGTAAGTGGTTGCGAAAACCTCACGAGTCTACCAAGTACGATTTGTACGTTGAAGTCTCTTAGATGGCTAAATGTGCATGGATGCTCAAAACTTAACAAATTAACTCCCAGGGCACATGGAGCACTTTGAGTGCACTTTGTTTGGGAACTGCTTTAACAAAGCCGTTTGTTAGCATGAAACATCTCTAACGTTTAAAGTTTGACGGATTGGATTTGGATTGGAGCTAGCGTTCTACGCGCTTTTGGATTTATAGAGTCGTCTTGATTCTTGTTGGGGCCTAGTGTTTTCTTCTCTAAATCGTTTATGTTCTTTAAGAATGTTAAATCTAAGCTATTGTAAATTATGTGAGAGAGATCCCCAATGATATTGGCTGCTTGTCCGTTCATTAGCCTTCCTAGAAGCATTAGAAGCCTTTCAAAGCTTAAGTCTCTTGATTTGGAGGGGTGCAAATGCCTCCAGGAGTTGCCACATCTTCCAACAAACAGAAAATTACacgtaaatgtaaacaattgTATTTCCTTAAAAAGATTGTCCAATGCATCCAGTTAAGCAGCAATTTGCCAATTTGTATAAGTTTACTTTCAGTTTTGTAAATTGCATTTCATGGCTTCAAGATAAAGGCTGCCGCTGGACTAAGACAATACTTTCAGTTCCACTGTGGTACTCCCTCCCTTCCCCCTCGATACACATGAAAGATTTCTCATAGTTGGTGTTGCTGTGCATGCATCCATTTTTAGGGTATGATCCAACTACTCAATACAATGATCTATTAGATCGTGTCCGTAGGCATCGTGACGGACGAGGGTTTTCTTTCAAAACCTCATTCACCCATCCCTGTAGTTCAGGATCAACATGATTGGTTGGTGGCTAGAAGCTGACTAATCAGCTTGAAAGAAAAACACAACGAGAATGACCAGGAAGTGCTGGACCTCTCTTGGTTGACCGAAAGCCCTACTTATCTTCCTAAGCTTATGGATTTTGTTCATGGAGGGTAATTAGCGAACCAACTACACGGAACAATTCATCATATGGTGGATACTTTCTAGAGTAATCTTATTGAACTTCAGACGTATCTCTTCATATTTAAGATGACTAGTGAATTTAAGGTTTACAAGATGCATTGACCCCGATAGTGGGAGCTTTATTAGGGTACATAATTTGGGCAACCAAATTTTCTTTATAGCAAGTGGTTCTTTCTTGTATGTTCCTCCGTTGCTATTTAATGAGATTATGAGAGCGGCATCTTCGACTTAGATGGTGGATATGTGGAAAAGATCCTTTCCAATCTAAGCATTGACAATCTAATAGAGTGGGAAACTAGGTTGGCTCGTTCCAGGTTTATGATATAGCTAGAGATACGGTGGAAGGAAGTGATTTTCGCGCGTTTGTAAACTCATTTACTAGACAGAGAAGCCAGTAGTAATTGAAAGGTTCCAAGAAGATGCCAAACATAAATACTGAACATTGTCACATCACCCTCAGCTCCTGTATAAACTCCCCTGTGAAATTAGGGTCAACATAACAACTTCTGCAATGGCTTTGAGCATGGAGATACGTTCCAATGTTTACTGGATCACAATTTTTCCTCTTtcaacatttaaaatttttccCCTAGGATTCTTAGTTGCTACTAACTCcacctgtgtaagtttatcctacattgccggtcccaagcccggataaaggaagagggggagggcgtcaggtagtcgacaaccGGCACTTCTCGATTACGtcaaatccttatgaaaatgaatccagaacgaaatcgatCTAAAGCTAGGGCATCACCTATAAGTGGCTCGCTGTGTGGCCccagcacagtgataagtgagcaagggtcgctgtatctctaTCGGCatccggatgcagtgttaaataaGCAAGGGAGCCATAAAAACTTCTTtttgaacgactccactcaaagttgttgggagcatatgctcctatcaactttacacaagacacacaaaagaagtactttgatcctattagacgggggagggtgaagaagttaggacagaagggtagagttcaagatagtagaatgcgtttaggaaagtggaatataggaaccttaacgggaaaatctatggaagtagtggaagttatggtaaggagaaggataaatattatgtgcctacaagaaactaagtgggttggtcttaaggcaaaggatctagaaaactcagggtttaaactttggtattcgggctcTAATaaaacgagaaacggtgttggcatcatcgtggacaagaccttgacacaagatgttgtaaatGTCAAAAGGGTAGGAGATaaaatcatggcaatcaagattgtaataggacaagaactcatcaatgtgattagtgcgtacgcacctcaagtagggttggatacgagttcgaaggagaaattttgggaagaccttagagatttggtgcaaggaattgctcagacggagaagttatttataagaggagatttaaatggacacgtgggcagggagacaggcaactatggaggttttcatggtggccatggttttggggagagaaacgaggatgaggaagctatcttggattttgcaatggcatatgatctcttcttagccagcaccttctttaagaagaaagaagaacatgtgatcacctacaagaatgggtcgtcaaaaacacaaatagattttcttctaatgaggaaaggggatcgtataacttgtaaggattgcaaagttataccgggagagagcttggctaatcaacatcgcttgttggtgatggatgtacatatcaaaatagtgagaaaaaagaacaagacttggaagtgcccaaggactagatggtgaaatctaaaaggagaaaaacaagccattttcaaagagaaagtaatcacccagtatGTGTGGGAtaaagagggggaagctagccaaaggtgggattccatggctagttgtatctgaaaagtagcaaaagaggtattaggagagtccaagggctttgctccacaccaaaagaaatcttggtggtggaatgaggaggtacaaacaaaggtgacggctaagaaggaatgttgtaaagccttatacaaggataggaccgatgaaaatggtgaaaggtatagaagagcgaagcaagaggtgaagaaagctgtgagagaagctaagttagagacttatgacgatatgtataagcaactagataccaaagaatgagagtttgatatctataaactagctagagcaagggaaaagaagacaagggacctaaaccaagtgaggtgcatcaagaatgaggatggaaaggttcttgctacagagaacgcggtcaaagacagatggaggggctattttcataa is from Malus sylvestris chromosome 5, drMalSylv7.2, whole genome shotgun sequence and encodes:
- the LOC126621797 gene encoding uncharacterized protein LOC126621797, whose translation is MALSMEIRSNVYWITIFPLSTFKIFPLGFLVATNSTCLLGAYAPINFTQDTQKKYFDPIRRGRVKKLGQKGRVQDSRMRLGKWNIGTLTGKSMEVVEVMVRRRINIMCLQETKWVGLKAKDLENSGFKLWYSGSNKTRNGVGIIVDKTLTQDVVNVKRVGDKIMAIKIVIGQELINVISAYAPQVGLDTSSKEKFWEDLRDLVQGIAQTEKLFIRGDLNGHVGRETGNYGGFHGGHGFGERNEDEEAILDFAMAYDLFLASTFFKKKEEHVITYKNGSSKTQIDFLLMRKGDRITCKDCKVIPGESLANQHRLLVMDVHIKIVRKKNKTWKCPRTRW